One Desulfobacterales bacterium genomic region harbors:
- a CDS encoding CoA transferase — MKKGVFDGIKVAEFAAIAAGPLIGKFMADHGATVVHVESYARPDGFRSNYPPYKDNKPGLDRSGSFAICNNNKLAITINLKAPGAIDVARKLVQWADVVTENFTPGTMAKLGLGYEDLKKVKPDIIMLSTCNQGQTGPHAQHPGFGSHLSSLCGFTYVTGYKDREPSILYGPYVDHIGVGYGVIAVTAALEHKRRTGEGQLIDSAQYEGGVQFMMPSLLEYTVNNRVMERDGNRHAFAAPHNIFPCKGDDRWCVISVFSDAEWSRICGVIGKEALISDPRFATVTARKQHEEELDQEIAEWTSRQTAEEAFTQLQTHGVKAGVVQNIADLFTDPQLAHRGIFAPVDHPVVGRTHAEGPPFALSKSPFKIDRASPCIGEHNHQVFTEFLGYSEEEFKKFHEKGIIDTPK, encoded by the coding sequence ATGAAAAAGGGTGTATTTGATGGAATAAAAGTTGCCGAGTTCGCCGCGATTGCCGCAGGGCCGCTGATTGGCAAGTTTATGGCCGATCACGGCGCCACGGTCGTCCATGTGGAATCCTATGCCAGACCGGATGGCTTCAGGTCCAATTATCCGCCTTACAAAGACAACAAACCAGGGTTGGACCGTTCCGGCTCCTTTGCCATCTGCAATAACAATAAGCTGGCGATTACCATTAACTTAAAGGCCCCCGGCGCCATCGACGTTGCCAGGAAACTGGTACAATGGGCGGACGTGGTAACCGAGAATTTCACACCGGGAACAATGGCAAAGCTGGGGCTGGGGTATGAAGACCTGAAAAAGGTCAAGCCGGATATCATCATGCTGAGCACCTGCAACCAGGGACAGACCGGGCCGCATGCCCAGCATCCGGGGTTTGGGTCGCACCTGTCGTCGCTGTGCGGCTTTACCTATGTGACCGGCTATAAGGATCGCGAGCCGTCTATTTTGTACGGACCCTATGTGGATCATATCGGGGTGGGATACGGCGTCATTGCGGTTACCGCCGCGCTGGAACACAAACGCCGCACCGGGGAAGGTCAGTTGATCGACTCGGCCCAGTACGAAGGCGGTGTGCAATTCATGATGCCGTCGCTGCTGGAGTATACCGTCAACAATCGGGTGATGGAACGCGACGGCAACCGACATGCCTTTGCGGCTCCCCACAATATCTTTCCCTGTAAAGGCGACGACCGCTGGTGCGTTATCAGCGTGTTCAGCGATGCGGAATGGAGCCGAATCTGCGGGGTCATCGGAAAAGAAGCGCTTATTTCCGACCCGCGCTTTGCAACCGTAACAGCCCGAAAACAGCATGAGGAAGAACTCGATCAGGAAATTGCCGAATGGACCTCGCGGCAGACGGCCGAGGAGGCCTTTACACAATTGCAGACCCATGGCGTCAAGGCCGGGGTTGTGCAGAACATCGCGGATCTGTTTACCGATCCGCAGCTGGCGCATCGGGGAATCTTCGCGCCTGTGGATCATCCGGTGGTGGGCCGGACCCATGCCGAGGGGCCGCCTTTTGCCCTGTCAAAAAGTCCATTCAAGATCGATCGGGCCTCCCCCTGTATCGGCGAACATAACCATCAGGTTTTCACAGAGTTTCTGGGGTATTCGGAAGAAGAATTTAAGAAATTTCATGAAAAGGGTATTATTGATACGCCTAAATAG
- a CDS encoding CoA transferase — protein MEEKKKLLENCRVLDFTNQLGFLCGKILGDLGADVIKVEKPGGDESRNAGPYYKDIPDPEKNLYWFSYNHNKRGITLDIEKKTGREILKKLIENTDILIETFAPGYLAKLGLDYEDLCKINPKLVMCSITPFGRTGPYKDYDGSDLIYMAMSGFMSLVGDPDRPPVRVTLPQSYMWTGMHAAAGTMMAYYYRGLSGEGQHVDVSAQAGVLWACSIAPSFYDYNKELPGRAGVFITGRSITGAKMRAVEPCKDGYVNYIIYGGPAGIRTNMRMTEWMESKGGAPDYLKNKDWKKFNIATVTQAEIDQIEDANNEFLKGVTKKEFFDTCLEKDMLGYPVTTSQDTMEDEQLKSRGLWKEIEHEELGTKITYPSFFTKFSTLACDLWRKAPLIGEHNEEIYAELGYSREDVLNLMRANVI, from the coding sequence ATGGAAGAAAAAAAGAAACTACTGGAAAATTGTCGGGTTCTCGATTTTACCAATCAGCTCGGGTTTTTATGCGGCAAGATTTTAGGCGATTTGGGTGCAGATGTCATTAAAGTCGAAAAACCCGGCGGAGATGAATCCAGAAATGCCGGCCCCTATTACAAAGACATACCGGATCCGGAAAAAAACCTCTACTGGTTTTCTTACAATCACAACAAGCGCGGGATTACCCTTGATATCGAGAAAAAAACCGGCCGGGAGATCTTAAAGAAGCTGATTGAGAATACCGATATCCTGATTGAGACCTTTGCACCGGGTTATCTGGCCAAGCTGGGCCTCGATTATGAAGATCTGTGCAAAATCAATCCCAAACTCGTGATGTGCTCCATTACCCCCTTCGGACGGACCGGACCTTACAAGGATTATGACGGATCTGATCTGATCTATATGGCCATGAGCGGCTTCATGTCCCTGGTGGGCGACCCGGATCGGCCGCCGGTCAGGGTGACCCTGCCGCAGTCTTATATGTGGACCGGTATGCATGCGGCCGCCGGCACCATGATGGCGTACTATTACCGCGGACTTAGCGGGGAGGGGCAGCATGTGGATGTGTCCGCCCAGGCCGGCGTCCTGTGGGCCTGTTCGATTGCGCCTTCCTTCTATGATTATAACAAAGAACTCCCCGGCCGAGCAGGGGTCTTCATCACGGGCCGGAGCATCACCGGCGCGAAAATGCGCGCCGTTGAACCCTGTAAGGACGGTTATGTGAATTATATTATTTACGGCGGACCGGCCGGCATCCGCACCAACATGCGGATGACGGAATGGATGGAAAGCAAGGGGGGGGCTCCTGATTATTTAAAAAATAAAGACTGGAAAAAATTCAACATCGCAACGGTCACCCAGGCGGAAATCGATCAGATCGAAGATGCCAACAATGAATTTCTCAAAGGGGTTACCAAAAAAGAATTTTTCGATACCTGCCTTGAAAAAGACATGCTGGGGTATCCGGTTACGACCTCCCAGGACACCATGGAAGACGAACAGCTTAAATCCAGGGGGCTCTGGAAAGAAATCGAGCATGAAGAGTTGGGGACTAAAATTACGTATCCCTCATTTTTTACGAAGTTTTCAACGCTGGCATGCGACCTCTGGCGCAAAGCCCCCTTAATCGGGGAACATAACGAGGAGATTTACGCTGAACTGGGCTATAGCCGTGAAGATGTATTGAACCTGATGCGGGCCAATGTGATCTAA
- the sucC gene encoding ADP-forming succinate--CoA ligase subunit beta, whose product MKIHEYQAKELFRKFNIAVPKGRVAFSPAEAEAAAREIGAWPVVVKAQIHAGGRGKGGGVKLAHSLAEVGKLAGDIIGMNLVTHQTGPGGKKVKQVLVEQGLHIDKELYLSVIPDRSSARIVVMLSEAGGMDIETVAAKTPEKIIKISIDPLVGIQPHHCRQAAFGLKFSPAAQKQFVPMLNALYRLFFSYDCSLVEINPLVLTKDETLIALDGKINFDDNSLFRHKDVLAYRDLDEEDPLEVEASKFNINYIKMDGNVGNMVNGAGLAMATMDIIKLAGAEPANFLDVGGGASAEMVANGFRIILSDKNVKAVLVNIFGGILRCDILSTGVVEAAKKTGIQVPVVVRMEGTNVEEGRRILAESGLDLISAKDLKDAAQKISEIVRA is encoded by the coding sequence ATGAAGATACATGAATATCAGGCAAAAGAACTGTTTAGAAAGTTCAACATTGCCGTTCCCAAAGGGAGGGTTGCCTTCAGCCCTGCTGAAGCGGAGGCGGCGGCCCGGGAAATCGGCGCATGGCCGGTGGTGGTGAAGGCCCAGATCCACGCCGGCGGCCGGGGAAAGGGCGGCGGGGTCAAACTGGCCCATTCCCTTGCCGAGGTTGGAAAATTGGCTGGGGATATCATCGGGATGAATCTGGTGACCCATCAGACCGGCCCTGGGGGGAAAAAAGTTAAACAAGTTTTGGTGGAGCAGGGGCTCCATATTGATAAAGAGCTGTATCTCAGTGTCATACCGGATCGTTCATCCGCCCGAATTGTCGTGATGCTAAGTGAAGCCGGCGGGATGGATATTGAGACCGTGGCCGCTAAAACTCCGGAAAAAATCATTAAGATCAGCATTGATCCGCTGGTGGGCATTCAACCCCATCACTGCCGCCAGGCAGCATTCGGTCTGAAGTTTTCCCCGGCAGCCCAGAAGCAGTTTGTCCCGATGCTGAACGCCCTTTACCGGTTGTTTTTCAGCTACGATTGTTCGCTGGTTGAGATCAATCCGCTGGTATTGACCAAAGATGAAACCCTGATTGCCCTGGACGGCAAAATCAATTTTGATGACAACAGTCTGTTTCGACACAAAGATGTGCTGGCTTACCGGGATCTGGATGAAGAAGATCCCCTGGAGGTCGAGGCGTCCAAATTTAATATCAATTATATTAAAATGGATGGAAATGTCGGGAACATGGTCAACGGCGCCGGTCTGGCAATGGCGACCATGGATATTATCAAGCTTGCCGGGGCGGAACCGGCCAATTTCCTGGATGTCGGCGGCGGTGCCAGCGCCGAGATGGTGGCAAACGGTTTTCGCATCATTTTAAGCGATAAGAACGTAAAAGCCGTTTTGGTCAATATTTTTGGCGGCATCTTACGCTGCGACATTTTGAGCACCGGGGTTGTTGAGGCTGCCAAAAAAACGGGCATCCAGGTGCCGGTGGTGGTTCGGATGGAAGGCACCAATGTGGAAGAAGGGCGCAGAATCTTGGCCGAGTCCGGCCTGGACTT